AGGCCTGTCAGAGGATTGAAATGGTTGAATAACCATGCGGTGAACCTGATATCCACTGGAGTGGTCGCCCTCATTTCCGCCGCCATGGGTGTCGTTCTATGAAGCTCTCTGTGGTGATCCCGACCTACAGAGAAGCTAGTTACATTAAGAGAACTTTGATGGCCCTGAGGAATGAGAATGTCGATGAGATAGTTGTGATCGATGGCGGGAGCGAGGACGGCACAGTTGAAATAGCCGAGAGATATGCGGATATCGTGAGAAGTTCGCCTGAATACGATTCACCTGCCAAGGCCAGGAATGCGGGAATTAGATTATCCTCTGGGGACATGATAGCGTTCGTCGACGCCGACACGGTCGTGGCCAAAGGGTGGAGGGCCGCGCTCATTAAGGGATTCGAGGAGGAGGAAGTGATCGGTTTGGGCGGGCCTGCTTACCCCCTAGAGGATGGAGATGATCTACTCAAGGCCGCGTACATTCTCTCCTACGACCTGATGGTGAGGTTCACCATCTTCATGGGGCGGCCCCACCTCATGGGATTCAATTCGGCCTTCAGGAGGGACGTGTTACTGAGGCTGGGGGGATTCAGGGAGGATGTTAGGGTCTCCGAGGATGCTCTACTCTCCATGGCCGCATCTAGGATGGGTAAGATAAAATTCGTCCCGGGGATGGTCGTTTATACCTCAGCGAGGCGAGTTAGGAAGAGAGGCTTGGGCGAGTCCCTCTTTTACCTAGTGTATAATGGGCTCTCGGTT
This genomic window from Thermoproteota archaeon contains:
- a CDS encoding glycosyltransferase yields the protein MKLSVVIPTYREASYIKRTLMALRNENVDEIVVIDGGSEDGTVEIAERYADIVRSSPEYDSPAKARNAGIRLSSGDMIAFVDADTVVAKGWRAALIKGFEEEEVIGLGGPAYPLEDGDDLLKAAYILSYDLMVRFTIFMGRPHLMGFNSAFRRDVLLRLGGFREDVRVSEDALLSMAASRMGKIKFVPGMVVYTSARRVRKRGLGESLFYLVYNGLSVLLMEKPFETYPKIT